A single genomic interval of uncultured Sunxiuqinia sp. harbors:
- a CDS encoding tetratricopeptide repeat-containing sensor histidine kinase — protein MFKKNGLHIIFLFIIHLAFCQDDVDSLLSFPTDVSDEEKLAHMLDFSQHYVREDSAKCLKVANKAIAISESIDAPLFESQFLYLKGECCYYHNNYPEAVGNYSAALEIFRQINDVQNMAETLNSIGLVYYYLGEYNQAAENLYQALDLFSKQNLIEDKARVYSNLAMVFTRTGDFKESIRHYELAAEINAGGGKKTSLAVNYNGVGVGYYNLEQYDSSKVYYNKALFLFRELKNKKREAIALNNIANIYLNTKDSMELALDFYKRAVDVFGELGDNRSEAFALEGLGGVYRELGQYGSAINTFYKSLQLADDYEYYLKQLNYLDLALTYEKQGRIDEAYHAFKIYDRYQDTLRQEERHNQVAELEKQYETQQKEAEIERLSVSREIDQLQIERDKELRAFGIILILVLVAAIFFVSVAYLNKRRINDLLSLKNLKIEEQRKELELLNASKNKFFSIIAHDLKNPFHTVMGYSYLIHKQYDRFSDIERKQYASDIYKSSNSIFRLLQNLLDWSRSQTGRLEYTPREFNFCDIYESIERLLLPAAADKNIQLIAEMPEQVTVYSDPMMVETVMRNLLNNAIKFTNEKGQVKTVLKSEKETVTVCVEDTGVGINPDDLNKLFQIDSKVKRKGTNEEDGTGLGLVICNEFVRKNGGHIWGESVLGQGSRFYFTLPRTNGHS, from the coding sequence ATGTTTAAGAAAAATGGGCTTCATATTATTTTCCTTTTTATTATTCACCTTGCTTTTTGTCAAGATGATGTGGATAGCCTTTTGTCTTTTCCAACAGATGTGAGCGATGAAGAGAAGCTGGCTCATATGTTGGATTTCTCCCAGCACTATGTGCGTGAAGATAGCGCCAAATGTTTAAAGGTCGCGAATAAAGCGATTGCTATTAGTGAATCGATTGATGCTCCTTTGTTTGAGTCGCAGTTTTTATACTTGAAAGGAGAGTGCTGCTACTACCATAATAACTACCCGGAGGCAGTAGGAAATTATTCAGCAGCCTTGGAAATATTCCGTCAAATAAATGATGTGCAGAACATGGCTGAGACATTAAATTCTATTGGCTTGGTTTATTATTACCTAGGGGAATACAATCAGGCTGCAGAAAATTTATATCAGGCATTAGATCTTTTTTCAAAGCAAAATTTAATAGAAGATAAAGCTCGGGTATATTCAAACTTAGCCATGGTTTTTACACGGACTGGTGACTTTAAAGAGTCGATACGTCATTATGAACTAGCAGCAGAAATTAATGCAGGGGGTGGTAAAAAAACAAGTTTGGCTGTTAATTACAATGGTGTTGGGGTCGGTTACTATAATCTGGAGCAATACGATTCTTCGAAGGTGTATTACAATAAAGCCCTATTTTTATTTCGGGAATTGAAAAATAAGAAAAGAGAGGCCATTGCACTTAATAATATTGCAAACATCTATCTTAATACAAAAGATAGTATGGAGTTAGCGCTGGATTTTTACAAGAGGGCAGTTGACGTATTTGGTGAGTTAGGTGATAATCGAAGCGAGGCTTTTGCGCTTGAAGGATTGGGTGGCGTTTATCGCGAACTTGGTCAGTATGGAAGTGCGATCAATACATTTTATAAAAGTTTGCAACTAGCTGATGATTACGAATATTATTTAAAACAACTTAATTATTTGGACCTGGCTCTTACCTACGAAAAACAGGGACGAATTGATGAGGCATATCATGCGTTTAAGATATATGATCGGTATCAAGATACTTTACGCCAGGAAGAACGTCATAATCAGGTCGCTGAGCTTGAAAAGCAATATGAAACCCAGCAAAAAGAGGCAGAAATTGAGCGATTAAGCGTATCAAGAGAAATTGATCAACTGCAAATAGAGAGAGATAAAGAACTTCGGGCTTTTGGGATTATTTTGATTTTGGTATTGGTGGCTGCGATATTTTTTGTTTCAGTTGCATACTTAAATAAAAGAAGAATAAATGATCTGTTAAGTTTGAAGAATTTGAAGATTGAAGAACAGCGAAAAGAGCTTGAATTACTAAATGCTTCTAAGAATAAATTCTTTTCAATAATTGCACACGACCTCAAAAATCCATTCCACACTGTTATGGGGTATTCTTATTTGATACACAAGCAATATGATCGTTTTTCAGACATTGAAAGAAAGCAATATGCCTCAGATATTTACAAGTCAAGCAATTCTATTTTCCGATTGCTGCAAAATTTATTGGATTGGTCTCGTTCCCAAACGGGCCGATTGGAGTATACTCCACGGGAATTCAATTTTTGCGATATTTATGAAAGTATTGAACGCTTGCTATTGCCAGCTGCTGCCGATAAAAATATTCAGCTGATTGCAGAAATGCCTGAGCAAGTCACTGTTTATTCTGATCCAATGATGGTTGAAACAGTTATGAGAAACTTGCTGAATAACGCTATTAAGTTTACAAATGAAAAAGGACAGGTAAAAACAGTTTTGAAATCAGAGAAGGAAACCGTTACTGTTTGTGTTGAAGATACTGGAGTGGGAATTAATCCTGACGATCTGAATAAACTATTTCAAATTGATTCAAAAGTAAAACGGAAGGGAACCAATGAGGAAGACGGCACCGGTCTGGGGCTGGTTATTTGTAACGAATTTGTCAGGAAGAATGGAGGCCACATTTGGGGTGAAAGCGTGCTTGGCCAAGGTAGCCGTTTCTATTTTACACTTCCGAGAACTAACGGCCATTCCTGA
- a CDS encoding DJ-1 family glyoxalase III: MTKIAVHLATGFEEVEAISIVDVLRRAELDVIMVSMTDTKTVVGGHQIPIVTDTLFHELDYSTIDVIVLPGGMPGATNLDNHKGLREQILKFNNEKKLLGAICAAPLVLGHLGILKRQKAVCYPGFEKELHGAEVLRDPTTVSDNIVTARGIGVALKFGLKLVEEIIGAEKAEELSKSMLVEY; encoded by the coding sequence ATGACAAAAATAGCTGTACATCTTGCAACCGGATTTGAAGAAGTTGAAGCAATAAGCATTGTTGATGTATTAAGAAGAGCAGAGCTGGATGTTATTATGGTTTCCATGACCGATACAAAAACAGTTGTAGGAGGCCATCAGATCCCAATCGTTACCGACACCCTATTTCATGAGCTCGATTATTCAACTATTGACGTCATTGTATTGCCCGGAGGAATGCCTGGAGCGACAAATCTGGATAATCATAAGGGCTTGCGGGAACAAATCCTAAAATTCAATAACGAAAAAAAACTATTGGGTGCGATATGTGCTGCACCACTTGTGCTCGGGCATTTAGGAATATTGAAGAGACAGAAGGCTGTTTGCTATCCTGGTTTTGAGAAAGAACTCCATGGAGCTGAAGTTTTAAGAGACCCGACAACCGTTTCTGACAACATCGTCACGGCTCGCGGAATTGGCGTTGCGTTAAAATTTGGACTTAAGCTTGTTGAAGAAATAATTGGTGCCGAAAAAGCAGAAGAATTGTCCAAGTCCATGTTAGTGGAATATTAG
- a CDS encoding sigma-70 family RNA polymerase sigma factor translates to MTQVQFNNALLGLQDKLLYYALSLTADQEKAQDLLQETFLKALTYRDKFTQNTNFKAWIYTIMKNTFINNYRRNVKAKSTFDGANNDFHLKFSKDKIYPSPDSFYSSKEIIKNINALEKEYKVPFKMFLDGYKYKEIADKLSLPLGTVKSRIFFTRKKLEKALKEYAI, encoded by the coding sequence ATGACACAAGTTCAATTTAACAACGCACTTTTAGGATTGCAAGACAAACTCTTGTATTATGCACTTAGTTTAACTGCAGATCAGGAAAAAGCTCAAGATCTTTTGCAAGAGACCTTTTTAAAAGCACTTACTTACCGTGATAAATTTACGCAGAACACAAACTTTAAAGCGTGGATTTATACAATAATGAAAAACACCTTCATTAATAACTATAGAAGGAATGTAAAAGCCAAAAGCACCTTTGATGGAGCAAATAACGATTTTCATTTAAAGTTTTCAAAAGACAAAATTTATCCGTCTCCGGATTCATTTTACAGCTCTAAAGAAATCATTAAAAATATCAACGCCCTTGAAAAGGAATATAAAGTTCCATTTAAAATGTTTTTGGATGGTTATAAATACAAAGAAATTGCAGACAAACTCAGCCTTCCGTTAGGAACAGTGAAAAGCCGTATTTTCTTCACCAGAAAAAAATTGGAAAAAGCTTTAAAAGAATATGCTATCTAG
- a CDS encoding TonB-dependent receptor, whose amino-acid sequence MKKLSFKHSWATRLVFKRWGGQKYSLFQALNRQVRIGVLAVAYFMVSGINDAIAQPDSLEVKMEYDLDEIEVSAQRAPVTYSQVARIISVIEKDQTDAAPVNSIQDLLEYALSVDIRQRGTHGVQADVSVRGGSFDQTLILLNGINLSDPQTGHHSLNLPVSFKNIKRIEILEGPGARIYGPNAFSGAINIVTEPDDNDQATLDVTYGEHQLRDINVSANKQIGKLQSFVAFNDKASDGYIDNTDFKSSNIFYHGALNSDAGRLELQAGFSNKQFGANSFYTPKYPNQFEETKTTFASLKFETGEKLHFTPALYWRRHQDRFELFREDVYEKTADGYRVWNGDTIPSWHTGNNYHMTDILGTSINSWFASDLGKTAFGAEFRSENIWSNVLGEDLDEPIDVPGEDGQQFTKSHSRTTASFFAEHTFYLGRFTASGRAMANWISDLNFDWNIYPGIDLSYMLTEKLKLYGSFNKSLRMPTFTDLYYSGPTNQGNPNLKPERSTTIEGGVKLNNRYLHLQTGYYHRVGTDLIDWVRESEEFIWETRNLTEIKSDGFEFTGALFVPELIDASFFVRKINVNYSYNSLNRSQSEFLSNYALDNLKHKLVISIDHKIWKNLFASWNYRFQERNGTFTKFENKEPVGEANYEAFGLTDLKVYWKTPRLMLSASATNLFDKEYVDLGNIFQPGRWISFGVKYQIRLN is encoded by the coding sequence ATGAAAAAGTTAAGTTTTAAACACAGTTGGGCAACCAGACTTGTTTTTAAACGATGGGGAGGTCAAAAGTATTCGTTGTTTCAGGCATTAAACAGGCAAGTGCGTATTGGCGTATTGGCCGTTGCTTATTTTATGGTGTCTGGAATTAATGATGCAATTGCACAACCTGATAGTTTGGAAGTAAAGATGGAATATGATCTTGATGAGATCGAGGTCAGCGCCCAACGAGCACCTGTGACATATTCGCAGGTGGCACGGATTATTTCCGTGATTGAGAAAGATCAAACTGATGCGGCTCCGGTCAATAGTATTCAAGACCTTCTGGAGTATGCACTGAGTGTTGACATTCGGCAACGAGGAACGCACGGCGTTCAAGCCGACGTTTCAGTCCGGGGAGGTTCTTTCGATCAAACACTCATCCTTTTAAATGGAATCAATCTTTCCGACCCCCAAACCGGCCACCATAGCCTCAACTTGCCGGTTAGTTTTAAAAACATCAAACGTATTGAAATATTGGAAGGTCCCGGAGCCCGGATTTATGGTCCGAACGCATTTTCGGGTGCTATCAATATTGTTACGGAGCCTGATGATAATGATCAAGCCACTTTGGATGTGACTTATGGGGAACACCAGTTGAGAGATATTAATGTATCGGCAAATAAGCAAATTGGGAAACTGCAAAGTTTTGTTGCTTTCAATGACAAAGCATCCGATGGATACATTGATAACACCGATTTTAAAAGTTCCAATATCTTCTATCATGGAGCGTTGAATAGCGATGCCGGAAGGTTGGAACTACAGGCTGGATTCTCAAACAAACAATTTGGCGCTAACAGCTTTTACACGCCCAAATACCCCAATCAGTTTGAAGAAACCAAAACCACTTTTGCGTCATTAAAATTTGAAACAGGAGAGAAACTGCATTTTACTCCAGCACTGTACTGGCGTCGTCATCAGGATCGGTTTGAACTATTTCGAGAAGATGTTTATGAAAAGACCGCAGATGGGTATCGGGTTTGGAATGGTGATACGATCCCTTCGTGGCACACTGGCAACAATTACCACATGACAGATATTTTAGGAACATCGATTAATAGTTGGTTCGCCAGCGATTTAGGAAAAACGGCATTTGGAGCTGAGTTTCGTTCTGAAAATATTTGGAGCAATGTGCTGGGTGAAGATCTGGATGAGCCGATTGATGTGCCGGGCGAGGATGGACAACAGTTTACGAAATCACATTCAAGAACTACAGCATCTTTTTTTGCTGAGCACACATTCTATTTGGGAAGATTCACGGCTTCGGGACGAGCAATGGCTAACTGGATTTCGGATCTTAATTTTGACTGGAATATTTATCCCGGCATTGACTTGAGTTACATGCTCACTGAAAAACTGAAGCTGTATGGTTCATTCAACAAATCGTTGCGAATGCCCACATTTACTGATTTATATTACAGTGGTCCTACCAACCAAGGAAATCCGAATTTGAAGCCGGAGCGATCAACAACCATCGAAGGTGGTGTAAAACTGAATAATCGTTATTTGCATTTGCAGACAGGCTACTATCATCGAGTTGGAACGGATTTAATCGACTGGGTTCGCGAAAGTGAGGAGTTCATTTGGGAAACCCGAAATCTAACAGAAATTAAAAGTGATGGTTTTGAATTTACTGGCGCTTTGTTTGTGCCTGAACTTATTGATGCTTCTTTCTTTGTTAGAAAGATCAACGTTAACTATTCGTACAACTCGCTAAATAGAAGTCAAAGCGAGTTTTTATCGAATTATGCTTTGGACAATTTAAAACACAAGCTGGTTATTTCAATCGACCATAAAATATGGAAGAACCTTTTTGCTTCGTGGAACTATCGATTTCAGGAAAGAAATGGAACGTTTACCAAGTTTGAAAATAAGGAGCCTGTTGGTGAAGCAAACTATGAGGCATTTGGGTTGACTGATCTGAAAGTGTATTGGAAAACGCCCAGATTAATGTTATCAGCATCGGCAACAAATTTATTTGACAAGGAATATGTTGATTTAGGTAATATTTTTCAGCCGGGACGTTGGATTAGTTTTGGCGTTAAATATCAAATTAGATTAAACTAG
- the argF gene encoding ornithine carbamoyltransferase has translation MILNLKNRNFLKLLDYTAEEINQLLELAEKLKLAKYNRTEEQMLQGKNIALIFEKTSTRTRCAFEVAAFDQGAHVTFLGPGGSQIGHKESMKDTARVLGRMYDGIQYRGFEQRIVEELGNYAGVPVWNGLTDEFHPTQILADFLTMKEHADKPLGNISFCYLGDTRNNMGNSLMVGAAIMGMDFRAAAPKSCQPNEELIELSKSIAEKSGAKITVTDNVQEAVAGCDFLYSDVWVSMGEPQEVWEERIKLLLPYQINLEVMKLTGNVDVKFMHCLPAFHNQETKVGQEIFEKFGLQSMEVTDEVFESPASIVFDQAENRMHTIKAVMVATLA, from the coding sequence ATGATACTAAATCTTAAAAACCGAAATTTTCTTAAACTTTTAGACTACACAGCCGAAGAAATCAATCAACTACTTGAATTGGCCGAGAAACTAAAACTCGCAAAATATAATCGTACTGAGGAACAAATGTTACAGGGAAAAAATATCGCCCTGATTTTTGAAAAAACATCAACCCGTACACGTTGCGCTTTCGAAGTGGCCGCATTCGATCAAGGGGCGCACGTTACATTTCTTGGTCCGGGAGGTTCACAAATCGGACATAAAGAATCGATGAAAGATACCGCCCGGGTTTTGGGGAGAATGTACGATGGTATTCAATACCGTGGGTTTGAGCAACGGATTGTCGAAGAACTTGGAAACTACGCCGGTGTTCCAGTTTGGAATGGGCTCACCGACGAATTTCATCCAACTCAGATTTTAGCTGATTTCCTGACCATGAAAGAGCATGCGGATAAACCACTCGGCAATATTTCATTTTGCTATCTGGGCGATACCCGTAACAATATGGGAAATTCGCTCATGGTTGGAGCTGCAATAATGGGTATGGATTTTCGGGCTGCAGCTCCCAAAAGCTGTCAACCTAACGAAGAGCTAATTGAGCTAAGCAAAAGCATTGCTGAAAAAAGTGGTGCCAAAATTACAGTTACCGATAACGTGCAGGAAGCAGTAGCAGGGTGCGATTTTCTTTATTCTGATGTTTGGGTGTCGATGGGTGAACCACAAGAAGTTTGGGAGGAAAGAATAAAACTTCTTCTCCCCTATCAAATAAACCTTGAGGTAATGAAACTCACAGGTAATGTTGATGTAAAATTTATGCACTGTCTTCCGGCCTTTCACAACCAGGAAACCAAAGTTGGTCAGGAAATTTTTGAAAAATTTGGACTTCAGTCAATGGAAGTGACTGATGAAGTTTTTGAAAGTCCGGCGTCCATTGTGTTTGATCAGGCAGAAAACCGTATGCACACCATTAAAGCAGTAATGGTTGCTACGCTGGCCTGA
- a CDS encoding carbamate kinase, translated as MNKQKLAVIALGGNALLRDNEAGTIDEQEQNTTATLENLVHLVREGYNLVITHGNGPQVGNIMMRNDSGEAMYNIAPMPLDVCVADSQGGIGYMIERMMRNVLNQHKIDKNIISVISMVAVNPNDHAFQNPTKRIGKIYSKREANQLTKLKGWQFKPSSKHQGSFQRVVPSPTPIDILNKEIIERMVREGNIVITAGGGGIPVYLDTKNNIRTVDAVIDKDMSSALLASTINADEFYILTDVPYIFKDYGLPTQKKLEFLDYKDTLEYLNNGIFGEGSMAPKIRACLSFIENGGQKSVITEATKLSDKSYGSKITLNYGNKKQNHDTKS; from the coding sequence ATGAACAAACAAAAGTTGGCAGTAATTGCACTGGGTGGAAATGCCTTGCTACGTGATAATGAAGCTGGAACAATAGACGAACAGGAGCAAAACACCACTGCAACTCTCGAAAATTTGGTGCATTTAGTTCGGGAAGGATACAACTTAGTTATCACACATGGAAACGGTCCGCAAGTTGGCAATATTATGATGCGAAATGATTCGGGAGAAGCAATGTACAATATTGCGCCAATGCCACTCGATGTTTGCGTTGCTGATTCGCAGGGTGGAATTGGTTATATGATTGAACGCATGATGCGCAACGTATTAAACCAACACAAAATTGACAAAAATATTATATCAGTAATCAGTATGGTTGCTGTTAATCCAAATGATCATGCTTTTCAGAATCCGACAAAACGGATTGGTAAAATATACAGCAAGAGGGAAGCCAATCAGCTCACAAAATTAAAGGGCTGGCAATTCAAACCAAGTTCGAAACACCAGGGAAGTTTTCAGCGGGTTGTTCCCTCTCCCACTCCAATTGACATACTCAACAAAGAAATTATTGAACGGATGGTTCGCGAAGGTAATATTGTTATTACTGCCGGAGGAGGCGGTATTCCTGTATATCTGGACACTAAAAATAATATTCGAACTGTAGATGCAGTAATCGATAAAGATATGAGCTCGGCATTGCTGGCGTCAACCATTAACGCTGATGAATTTTACATTTTAACTGACGTCCCATACATTTTTAAAGATTATGGATTGCCAACACAAAAGAAACTAGAATTTCTTGATTACAAAGACACATTGGAATATCTCAACAATGGTATTTTTGGAGAAGGAAGTATGGCTCCCAAAATAAGAGCTTGCCTAAGTTTTATTGAAAACGGAGGACAAAAAAGCGTTATTACCGAAGCAACCAAATTATCAGACAAATCCTATGGATCGAAAATAACATTGAATTACGGCAACAAAAAACAAAATCATGATACTAAATCTTAA
- a CDS encoding DNA translocase FtsK 4TM domain-containing protein encodes MKKKNNSLKALISFFQGDKFKYTVGLFLFVFALYLLIAFISFLFTGHADHSKLDLSWRELLANTEIKVRNKAGKTGAFLSEAIINRGFGISSFLLIFMLVITAFHFFKRPLVRYWNSIILAFVSMLWLSLFLGLLLTDVNTDSFLYLGGENGYFLAVWLSSLVGYIGTFFILVFSLFLIVLFSFKNFIPWLQKLFGKKEMGENDEQPSSVEQSQDVEMEDSISKVIDDNDTIETIFDPDENDLELDESIDTKKIQTNVREQLSEKSGNEENEDDLEMSVEKVEEETDENYEHEAMVDYDPTLDLSNYQFPSIDLLDDHSSGNAEVSNEELISNKNKIVETLRHYKIEITKIRATIGPTITLYEIVPAPGIRIAKIKNLEDDIALSLAALGIRIIAPIPGRGTIGIEVPNQNPEIVSMRSIIASKKFQESTAELPVVLGKTISNETFLIDLAKMPHILVAGATGQGKSVGLNAIIASLLYKKHPAQLKLVLIDPKKVELSLYSTIEKHFLAKLPDEEEAIITDIQKVKHTLNSVNIEMDTRYDLLKKAHTRNIKEYNKKFISRRLNPDKGHRYLPYIVVVIDEFADLIMTAGKEVELPIARIAQLARAVGIHMIIATQRPSVSIITGVIKANFPTRIAFKVASMIDSRTILDTSGANQLIGKGDMLIAMGSSITRLQCAFLDTPEVDRICSHISEQQGYPTAFLLPEYEGEDAGGVQGTDLANRDEIFDDAARIVVVNQMGSTSMIQRKFSIGYNRAGRIMDQLEAAGVVGPSEGSKARQVLIQDEYSLEQLLNSM; translated from the coding sequence ATGAAGAAGAAAAACAATAGTTTGAAAGCACTAATTTCTTTTTTTCAGGGGGATAAGTTTAAGTATACCGTTGGTTTATTTCTATTTGTGTTTGCGCTTTATTTATTAATTGCATTCATTTCTTTCTTGTTTACAGGTCATGCTGATCATAGTAAATTAGATCTTTCGTGGCGTGAATTGTTGGCGAATACCGAAATAAAAGTTAGAAATAAGGCTGGAAAAACTGGCGCATTTTTGAGTGAAGCAATCATTAATCGTGGGTTTGGAATTTCAAGTTTTCTATTGATTTTCATGTTGGTTATAACAGCGTTCCATTTTTTTAAGCGTCCGCTGGTCAGGTACTGGAATTCAATAATACTTGCGTTTGTGAGTATGCTTTGGCTCTCACTGTTTCTTGGGCTTTTACTAACGGATGTGAATACGGATAGCTTTCTATATCTTGGGGGGGAGAATGGTTATTTTCTGGCTGTTTGGCTAAGCTCGCTTGTCGGATATATTGGCACCTTTTTTATTCTGGTTTTTAGTTTGTTCTTGATCGTGCTTTTCAGTTTTAAAAACTTTATTCCCTGGTTGCAAAAGCTATTTGGTAAAAAGGAGATGGGAGAGAATGACGAGCAGCCAAGTTCTGTTGAGCAAAGTCAGGATGTTGAGATGGAGGATAGCATTTCAAAAGTTATCGACGATAATGATACCATCGAAACCATTTTTGATCCCGATGAAAATGATCTCGAATTGGATGAATCGATCGATACGAAAAAGATTCAAACGAATGTGCGGGAACAGCTTTCAGAAAAAAGCGGGAACGAGGAAAATGAAGATGACCTCGAGATGAGTGTTGAGAAGGTGGAAGAGGAGACAGATGAGAATTATGAGCATGAAGCGATGGTTGATTATGATCCAACGCTGGATTTGTCAAACTACCAGTTCCCTTCGATTGATTTGCTGGATGATCACTCTTCAGGTAATGCTGAAGTAAGTAATGAAGAGCTAATTTCGAATAAGAATAAAATTGTTGAAACACTTCGCCATTACAAAATTGAGATTACTAAAATTCGTGCAACCATTGGCCCAACAATTACCTTATACGAAATTGTGCCGGCTCCGGGAATTCGAATAGCTAAAATCAAGAACCTGGAGGATGATATCGCCTTGAGTTTAGCTGCTCTTGGAATTCGGATTATCGCGCCAATTCCCGGACGCGGAACAATTGGTATTGAAGTGCCTAATCAAAATCCTGAGATTGTCTCGATGCGATCGATCATAGCCTCCAAAAAGTTTCAGGAAAGTACAGCCGAATTGCCTGTTGTGCTTGGTAAAACAATTTCGAACGAAACTTTTTTGATTGACTTAGCAAAAATGCCTCACATTTTGGTAGCCGGTGCTACCGGACAAGGAAAATCAGTCGGATTGAATGCGATTATTGCTTCGTTGCTTTACAAAAAGCATCCGGCACAATTAAAGTTGGTTTTAATTGATCCGAAAAAGGTGGAGCTGAGCTTGTATTCGACTATTGAAAAGCATTTTCTGGCCAAACTTCCAGACGAGGAGGAAGCCATTATTACTGATATTCAGAAAGTGAAACATACGCTGAATTCAGTCAATATTGAGATGGACACCCGATATGATTTATTGAAGAAAGCACATACCCGAAATATTAAAGAATACAACAAGAAGTTTATTAGTCGGCGTTTAAATCCTGACAAAGGTCACCGATATCTGCCATATATTGTAGTTGTGATTGACGAATTTGCCGATTTAATTATGACCGCCGGAAAAGAAGTGGAATTGCCGATCGCCCGTATTGCACAATTGGCTCGTGCGGTGGGAATCCATATGATTATAGCAACTCAGCGGCCATCTGTAAGTATTATTACCGGAGTAATCAAGGCGAATTTCCCGACACGTATTGCTTTTAAAGTTGCGTCGATGATTGATTCACGTACTATCTTAGATACTTCGGGAGCCAACCAGCTAATTGGTAAAGGTGATATGTTGATTGCAATGGGTAGCAGTATTACGCGTTTGCAATGTGCATTCCTTGATACTCCGGAGGTCGACCGCATTTGTTCGCACATCTCGGAACAACAAGGATATCCAACGGCTTTTTTATTGCCTGAATATGAAGGGGAAGATGCTGGCGGAGTTCAGGGAACAGACTTAGCTAATCGGGATGAAATATTCGATGATGCCGCGCGTATCGTTGTGGTTAATCAAATGGGTTCAACCTCAATGATTCAGCGTAAATTTTCGATTGGTTATAATCGGGCTGGACGGATTATGGATCAACTGGAAGCTGCTGGTGTAGTTGGCCCGAGTGAAGGAAGTAAGGCTCGTCAGGTGCTTATTCAGGATGAATATAGTTTGGAACAGTTATTGAATAGCATGTAA
- a CDS encoding outer membrane lipoprotein carrier protein LolA — translation MKKLVILLTVALYWSIGFAQQDQKAKNILKKVTETTQGYSTIQATFNYIMENKAEGIHEENNGQILLKGDQFHLSLDELGMEIFNNGETVWTYMKDAGEVTIADADDEMNEMMDPSKLFTIYEEGFAYKFVEEKTVGGQEAYVIDLFPDDKEIEYTKIRIQIDKKRMLIMKAEMIGSEGNNYIVEVKNIETDVPATTADFKFDPLKHPDVEKIDLR, via the coding sequence ATGAAGAAACTAGTAATTTTATTGACCGTTGCGTTGTACTGGAGTATTGGCTTTGCCCAGCAAGATCAAAAAGCCAAAAACATTTTAAAAAAAGTAACCGAAACCACACAAGGATATTCGACCATTCAAGCCACCTTTAATTACATCATGGAAAATAAAGCAGAAGGAATCCATGAAGAAAATAATGGCCAGATTTTATTAAAGGGAGATCAATTTCACTTAAGTTTAGATGAACTGGGTATGGAGATTTTCAACAATGGGGAAACCGTTTGGACTTATATGAAAGATGCCGGAGAGGTAACTATTGCAGACGCTGATGATGAGATGAATGAAATGATGGATCCTTCGAAATTATTTACCATTTATGAAGAAGGGTTTGCCTATAAATTTGTGGAAGAAAAAACAGTTGGTGGACAGGAGGCTTATGTGATCGATTTATTTCCTGACGATAAGGAAATAGAGTATACAAAAATCAGGATTCAGATTGATAAAAAGCGCATGTTGATCATGAAAGCTGAAATGATTGGTAGTGAAGGAAACAACTATATTGTGGAGGTTAAGAACATAGAGACAGATGTTCCGGCAACTACAGCCGATTTCAAATTTGATCCGTTAAAACACCCCGATGTTGAGAAAATTGATTTACGATAA